The DNA region TCGGCAATCGGCGGATGGACGATGATGTAGATCGGCACCAGCAGGAGGCTCGCGAAGACGAGCACCATGGCGAACCGCTCGAAGCGCCGGAAGTTGCCTGTGCTGACGGCGGCCATGATCAGCAGCGCCGAGACGGCAACGCCCAACGCCTTGGGAAGGCCTAGATAGTCGAGCGCCAGCGCGATGCCGATGAACTCGGTGACGATGGTCAAGGCATTCAGCAAAAACAGGTCGATGACGCTGAACGCGCCCCAGAACTTGCCGAAGCGCTCGAAGATGAGGCGGGCATGGCCGACGCCCGTCACCGCACCGAGGCGCAGCACCATCTCCTGGTTGACGTAGAGAACCGGGATGAGCAGCGCGAGCGTCCACAGCAGAGTGGTGCCGTAGTTCTGGCCGGCCTGCGTATAGGTGCCGAACGCGCCGGCATCATTGTCGCCGACCATGACGATGAGGCCAGGGCCAAGGATGGCGAGGAGCGTGAGGGCACGCTGCTTCCAGGTCGTACGCGGAGCGACGTCGCCTTGGCGAATGGTGCCGAAGGCGCCTTGGATATGGCCGATATGGGCATCATCGAGGACAGCCGTCCTTGGAATAGCCTTTGCTTCAGTTGCAAGCGACATTGGTCTCACCTTGTTGGATAACGGAAATGGAAATCGAAATTGTCGATGAAACGCCCCAAGGAGGGCGGGCTGATCCCTCCAATGATCACTCCTGGGACTTCGGCCGTTTCGGCAGCTTTTCGGCAATGCCCAGCATGTCGGCGCGCTCGCGCATGGCGTCCCACACTTCGTCGGGCGTGACGCCGCATTCGCGCCAGAGCACGACGAGGTGATAGATGAGATCGGCGCTTTCGCGGATCACCCCGCGAGAACGGTTGCGGAGCCCTTCGAAGGCGACTTCGCTCGCCTCCTCGATCAGCTTCTGGCCCATCTTGCGCCGGCTGCCATCCAGCAACTGGGCTGTGCGTGGGTTGGTATCTGGCCGGACGAGATCGAGGGCTTTGTACAGCCGTGTGATTTCGTCG from Rhizobiales bacterium GAS188 includes:
- a CDS encoding phosphoribosyl-ATP pyrophosphatase, which codes for MSAFNRHDHVASSIPLCGADELRLLRLASANDTTPVPSAVAQRAETDEITRLYKALDLVRPDTNPRTAQLLDGSRRKMGQKLIEEASEVAFEGLRNRSRGVIRESADLIYHLVVLWRECGVTPDEVWDAMRERADMLGIAEKLPKRPKSQE